The Ahaetulla prasina isolate Xishuangbanna chromosome 4, ASM2864084v1, whole genome shotgun sequence genome has a window encoding:
- the CCDC201 gene encoding coiled-coil domain-containing protein 201, giving the protein MSEESISLRLLKTAIVKHSTPKEGSICSNNMLSLSNSLSSLPPLPNKLIQVSLSIEDGLEGFSLQYSKRACEMMTTYNGELSNSSQIMFPRRLSTITGSEESTVTFQQISPLPMMSRKRSSNCSDAQSNEGLVASTKLAKSGQEATIFKESGTKRRKKRNMKKVLVEERIRQWELRQLKNIEEATTHELTIEYI; this is encoded by the exons ATGTCAGAGGAAAGTATTTCTTTGAGGCTGCTAAAAACAGCAATAGTGAAGCACAGCACTCCAAAAGAAGGGTCAATTTGCTCTAACAACATGCTTTCACTTTCAAATTCATTGTCATCTCTACCTCCCTTGCCAAATAAATTAATTCAAGTAAGTTTATCAATTGAAGATGGTCTTGAAGGATTCAGTTTACAGTATTCGAAGAGGGCTTGTGAAATGATGACTACCTATAATGGAGAGCTAAGCAACAGCTCCCAGATTATGTTTCCAAGAAGGCTTTCAACTATAACAGGTTCAGAGGAATCTACAGTAACGTTTCAACAAATAAGTCCCTTACCAATGATGTCAAGGAAAAGATCCAGTAATTGCAGTGATGCGCAGTCCAATGAAGGCTTGGTTGCCTCAACAAAACTAGCAAAAAGTGGGCAAGAAGCAACTATCTTTAAAGAATCaggaacaaaaagaagaaagaaaagaaatatgaaaaaagtGCTTGTG GAAGAAAGAATTAGACAATGGGAATTACGTCAGCTTAAAAACATTGAAGAAGCAACTACTCACGAACTAACAATTGAGTACATTTGA